From one Deinococcus sp. QL22 genomic stretch:
- a CDS encoding Bug family tripartite tricarboxylate transporter substrate binding protein gives MSIKRMSMTSKKTLLTLSALLLAAPVTHAQGINNLRIMAPAAPGGGWDQTSRSLQTVLQDEGVVKPVQVFNVPGAGGTIGLAQLYNAKGDGNLLMTMGLVMVGAIQTNNSKVDLSRVTPIARLTGEYEVLVVPASSPYKNTADLVAAWKANPGAVAFAGGSAGGTDHMLVGLLARAAGVDPKKMNYVPFSGGGETLAALLGNQVAAGVAGYGEFEAQIKAGKLRAIGISAPKAQAGIAVPTLKSQGYNIDLANWRGIVAPPGISASEKSALVAALDKMHKSKAWKDTLKTRNWTDLYMSGSKFDVFLKLEAVRTKGILQDIGLVK, from the coding sequence ATGTCCATAAAGCGCATGTCTATGACCAGTAAAAAAACACTCCTGACCCTCTCCGCCTTGCTGCTGGCCGCGCCTGTCACACACGCTCAGGGCATCAACAACCTGCGCATCATGGCCCCGGCTGCCCCTGGCGGTGGCTGGGATCAGACCAGCCGCTCGCTGCAAACCGTTCTGCAAGACGAAGGTGTGGTCAAGCCCGTGCAGGTGTTCAACGTTCCCGGCGCGGGCGGCACGATTGGTCTGGCGCAGCTGTACAACGCCAAGGGCGACGGCAACCTGCTGATGACCATGGGCCTCGTGATGGTCGGCGCGATCCAGACCAACAACTCTAAAGTCGACCTGAGCCGTGTGACCCCGATTGCCCGCCTGACCGGGGAATATGAGGTGCTGGTGGTGCCTGCCAGCAGCCCGTATAAAAACACCGCCGACCTGGTCGCCGCTTGGAAGGCCAACCCCGGCGCAGTAGCCTTCGCAGGCGGCAGCGCGGGCGGCACCGACCATATGCTGGTGGGCCTGCTGGCGCGGGCGGCGGGCGTAGACCCCAAAAAGATGAACTATGTGCCCTTCAGTGGCGGCGGCGAAACCCTGGCAGCCTTGCTGGGCAATCAGGTCGCGGCAGGCGTGGCAGGCTACGGCGAGTTCGAGGCCCAGATCAAGGCCGGAAAATTGCGGGCCATCGGCATCAGTGCGCCCAAAGCTCAGGCCGGAATTGCTGTACCCACGCTTAAATCTCAGGGCTACAACATTGATCTGGCCAACTGGCGCGGCATCGTGGCTCCTCCCGGCATCAGCGCCAGCGAGAAATCGGCGCTGGTGGCAGCGCTGGACAAGATGCACAAATCCAAAGCTTGGAAAGACACCCTGAAGACCCGCAACTGGACAGACCTGTA